taaatatttatgagttaaaacaaaacataactataaaggataataaaaaaaattgtaaaattttgaaagcttgttctgtgtTTATATAGTagacaaagcagttaaaccataaattatttgttgttgaaaaaaaaatcctcaatctttcatgcttttttccttgatttttatttccagatatttccattgtagtaattcttatatatataacaatatagcaatctagaaaaaaattaaggaagccttattccaaatatattatgatagacgttagttaactaagaatataaattcgctttacaaccacagcttgtacacaagtcgtaaaaaaaaacatgggttctacttacaggccgtattgaacgtagtaggtttatgacaaatacaacagcaataaacatatggctgagtctgcttccatttacactttttttaagttatcacttttaaagcgggtaaagtgtacctatcaagtagctcagcattacccaaagtgaatgtcgtgctccagaaaatgttctaaatatgtaatatttgtatcactgttgcgttgcagacctgcaacttttttcagtgcgcgatgtcactcttatgtaaaaatatgtcgtgtttagcgcaaacatGTTCGAAtaaatccacatcgagctgccaaagaataccaatcgatgtcggcaacatacataagtatacaaaccatcgtttacaagtgtattcatacgttagtataaaactggcggcgggccatgatgcagttggttcttcgcgtacagtccactgacgggataagaagcgtcaaaattcttatatggctattctgtaaacttgtatgtcatttcactgcctgctttagacaaacaacatccattacttttagctttggcttgaaaagaattaatccggccggctttcttataagacttatttcagctcctcgtgcgaccagtgtgtataatttgtccgcggccttatttttgggtgaaagttatttggaaggcaatttgtatcggtaatgttattgttcatcatgtattacataacaattcgacttacatacgcacatgtgtttttaaaatatatgtttaataatttgcaatacaaagtgtgttgaatttcatgtaaatattgaatttttttacattatgtacgaacataataatcacaatatttcatgagaaattttcaacacattttacaaagcaatctctaatttcttctacacctcatggttaaccttactattttatttcatgtttcagttgatttaaactgtttggaatcataatatgacggacaatgaagaatattagttgcagtaaattttatgagaggatttacttattacattaaatatacctcaatttttacctcaaaggaaaaagttgcatatcattaaattataaatatttgtttcccattaatatagtttatgaacataacttattgtgataatacctacattagttaaattgtgtttttgtaatgctctcctattgcagtaaaattcttgggcaaattgaatatcATATActtagtcgatctttaacataagcttttggaatacataaatgtaataaattatgttctcgtgattttaacaattaaatatttcttcgcatgaaaaaattaatcaactaaaaaaatatttcagtaaatttatactcaaggactaaaaaattttattttaattttaaataatattgtatttatgtatacttttctgaaaaaagtagattcaagataacaaattttcttcttttttattttgttcttgaacttacttgacaagcaatattgaacttcaactttatactttcggtatagcccttttcgatttattctacagattttcgcccgtgattccagctatacacttcactgacaccttgagcacaacagtcattgcacactgagttcttccataccacccgcgcTTGTcatcgataaaatctgaactcaggtggattcagcgtgactgactaagcctgcagtctgaatccacctgtaggccgctgttgcaacagctaataaatttacactgctcgtaaacagtctgtatgtaactcggaaagGGTTTCCAGTTCATTcgtatatatttattcatcatattgtgCAACGTTaaagccattaaaaaaatatgcaaaaaaatcaaatgctaaacatgtaataagtgccagaaaataataatattagtaatttttagtgtaactaaatacaaCGTGAACCCTAAAATataaagttgacgatgtgtcgttggtgggaacacttgtttgttcctgacatttttttctctacacgattttaaagtgagtttgacatgcactttttcttcaagaagtaagttataaatttgtttgtctttattgcgatttcaaaagttgatttgtgtctaagagtaaaatatttaatattattgtcctcattttattcccagttttattactcaatatattagtaggacgtgatttctcgtcgcggtgcgaaagacttttatgaatgaaagcgtaACTGTTCGTGctaaaccattcatcacacaaatgtcagttcgaaaatataatgttggaaatttttttaatcatataatttttacaaatttttttctgaaagcacACGCTAACGCATCGAtttttggtgacagcattttttgtaatgtatgtaaatctcttaattatgtagaacgataattaaaaaataaaaatatatgttttaattagaattgacgattgtttgcatttcatggatattgACTGAATCGTAACACTAATTGGATGtttaaagttaataaacactgtcaggaagcaagcaaagCGATGCGAGAACATTTtctttttggttgaatgtagcgaaagggaaaagcAGTCACCTTTCttgggaacaccacataacttagaaagtcacaacttagaaaacctggaaaaattcacgtaacttagaaacacacaccttagaaagatcataacatagaaacacacaacttagaaacacacaacgcagaatcacacaacttagaaacgtcataacgtagaaaggcataacttagaactatcacaagttagaaacacacaacttagaaccatcataacttagaaacacgtaacttagaaacacgcaacgcagaaccacacaacttagaaacgtcgtaacgtagaaagtcacaacttagaactattataacttagaaacacacaacttagaagtgtcataacttagaaacacgtaatttagaaacacgcaacgcagaaccacacaacttagaaacgtcgtaacgtagaaagtcataactgagaactatcacaagttagaaacacacaacttataaccatcataacttagaaacacgtaacttagaaacacgcaacgcagaaccacacaacttagaaacgtcgtaacgtagaaaatcataacttagaactatcacaagttagaaacacacaacttagaacgatcataacttagaaacacgtaacttagaaacacgcaacgcagaaccacacaacttagaaacgtcataacgtagaaagtcacaacttagaactatcacaagttagaaacacacaacttagaactgtcataacttagaaacacgtaactttgaaacacgcaacgcagaaccacacaacttagaaacgtcattacgtagaaagtcacaacttagaactatcacaagttagaaacacacaacttagaactgtcataacttagaaacacgtaacttagaaacacgcaacgcagaaccacacaacttagaaacgtcgtaacgtagaaagtcataacttagaactgtcataacttagaatattctaagttatgtgtttctaagttgcgtgtttctaagttgtgtgtttctaagttatgacagtaccccacctttcttgccacgatcttgttcgcagataacgcaggtatggtcagcaaatggactccacacaatgacaaaagAGCCTTCCCCTCCAaacctcccattattccgcccccctcgctaaaacaccctctcccccctccaccgcggcgcagGCAACAGGCTCAGGTAtgtcgccccgcccaaccactggccgtagcacgtggccagtggcacAACGCGCTAAagatttttactagggaggcccgttAAGAGATATTTCGCACTATGAAGCACTCTCTTCTTCCCCAGCTCTTCTACCTGGACAAAATGAGATCACTCTCCCATACAAACACAACACAAACATTTTTGAATATGATATGAggctaaaattttaaatatgagtTGCATTTATGATCGTAGacatattaaataacaaataatgacCACTGATTGACatgtttaaacttttaaacattccAAAGTATTAggatattatttattactatggTATGACTAGATAACACTTgccataatttaattaaatattaccttaGAAACATTTTTTGTTCCCAAagttgtttcaatatatctttttaaaatcttttatccTTGTTTGTATGCGCATAAATAAGCTGACtgtattactatttaataaatgtttcatttttttgttACACACCTACAAGTATTTTCTTCCTTATTTACATCCGTTTTATGTCTAGTATACTGAATGCAAATATCTAGCATAATTTTCTGCATGTTACTTTTCATGGTTGTATATCTGTTAggaaaattaactttattttgatctttaaatatttactttatatgtttttaattatttttctactttCATAATTCTACAAAATTTTAACCGACAActgaatttaaaattatgtacataagAGAATCAGTGAATTAGTCCTTCTTGGGTTTGTATATAATTCCACGTTTCAGTTGttttagataattattttttacaaagtaCAGCATTAGTGTTTCTGTTTTAAGTAAACTAAAAATAAGCTATATTAACCATATAGAATTTATGTTATCTTAAATACATGATACAAGCAATGTTCAAATAGTTATTTACGCGTAGACATCatatctcggtatacggcatttggtagcagtaatttcTAGAAAATGGAACGGacgtcgatgaacggaaatgtaagacaaagatggcggacctacaTGTTGCAACTTAAACGCGAATAAAGAAAAATTGATAACAATTAAATACAAACCAAACGAATTGGtgtgataaatgaaaaaaaaaaatattgatagaaAAATAACGCTCGAATGTATTTGGTAAACAAAATAGTCATAGTTAAAAGTAAACCaatgtttgaaaatatgttataaaaaattgtatgtctgtaaagtcggtttacggactaaaGTTTAACGTACAACGTCAtatcaaaatattgatgaaatgattgaatacttttatgaatataattgtatcatttttattaaattttcactattttgtatggatacaaagaaggactgaaaagaaatctacaatttaattgataaatttactttatttatattcattaattcaaatatgtttattactttaacgaagagattattttaactataacttttatacatttttgcaattttaacttcttccaatctgtgttattctgttaaggataggacgatgataggaaaagtaggaaacgaatgggactgtttcaagtttaatgtgtctcgaaaaagttaaatcgagtggaagagagatagatacgtaaaaggacacagcgaaacgggcaatgtgcgtaacgggacactttttcgtgcgtgcagccggcgttcatcgatttattagacgtcacgtcgaaATGACATTAAAGTTTCGATACTACATAGTctccaattaaaattttaactgtcCCGATAGGTTAGTGGCAGAATGCGTGCTTGTTTATCTTAAAACTACCAGGTTCAAATCTTACCTCTTGATTttctgtttactttttaaatatcgTTATGGCGTAGTAATATTATCTAACGATACTGTTGTATCAACTCAATAAGGTTAAAGTGTGTTTGTTGGAAGTACTTACAGATATAtttagtagtgtgtaatagccagTCCTGCGCCTGGCGTCTGGCGATGGTGCCTGGtgccgatccgccatcttggattggtggcgtcacggcggccatcttggactcaaaaattcctcaaaattcctcaaaaatgactccaaatgactcaaaaattcccgttttgaggaaagaATCATTTTTGAAAATCAGACCCAAATCCTGGATCTATTGATAATGCtattatattttgaaacataattgAAAGATAGTGCCACGTTTGTAATgttttagagaaccaacaaattgTTGAATTTCTTTGATGCAATATTCGTCCTATCAATTTTGCTGACTTATAAATTACAGTTAATTATAAAGTTGCTATTGTATTTTCTTATGACTATTTAGGTTTACCGAATGTATATAAAAGTTTACAGGATATTTATCTAAATCTTGACACTTCGACTCATGCTGTAGCAATTGGTTCATgtatttctggtgcatactaaaatttcaccccgAACGCGTGTTTTTAAACACCATATTGTTTAACATAATTACAGTTAGGAATTTAAAGAAAACAATTATTACagattttccaaaaaattaatacttttcgtatattaaTCACGATCGGTTATATTTTTAAGTGATAGGCCTATAAGTTAATTTGGTgtccgaatttcatattataagattatttgcGACATGAAAATacatacatgaattttctcgttaccgaggacAGCTATTATATATCACTGACGAGTGTTGAAGGAGTCGCTcgcatttatttattaaaaacaattataattctgtaattttttttttaaatttaatagagACCTATCAGGCATATTTAGACCTGTTATACAAACTACGTATTTTAATAAAGAGTTGGGGGACTACAGATCTTACACATAATTTGGGTCTTTGGCTCACGCCAAATGTTTCTTTAAACTGTCTGCATACCAACTATTTGTTCCGCTGTCTCTTGCggttttttctttataattaccTAGTAAGTTTGACACAACAGCACTGAAAGAATTGTTTTCAATcaacacaaataatttaattttatgtgtaacattttaaatattacaattaagtaCCGTGTGTATTAAAtcctttaaataattaataatccaGGGAGCCTGTATGATGTAATAATTTTGAGAATACGAAAATCTACCTATATATGTAATTCTTTActattgatataaatatttttttttttttgcaatatcttGCCTTATGAGAACCGAATTTATGAAGAAATGCAAAACGTTCTTTCTCTTACTGCTTACCCGTACAATTtttcagtgaaatttttttttattcagtgacattattttaataattgtaagtAATAACAATAACCATACCTAATATGTCAATGAAACTTGACTTGCCCAGGCAATACAAGTTTAAGTACAGTACTGCTACCTACTATGAAGTTGaagtcgtacctcctctttatttaaactaaaaaccGGGTCACAGTACTGACCGCGGCACAACATTCCGGCCATGGCCAATGTAGTGcaaccactcgtcaccagatcgCAGTTGTAAATATGAACAGACATTGTAttgacgccgtcgtcggtgctccctctgagagcacaggccgttatgtgtcctcaacacctgatcagtgccgcgcctcgaacgcgcccgtgcgggCAACATAGTGCAGtaccccgaacggcgtgacgtcagtcacggccccctacgtgtgcaaagcgcccggccgggtgtggcactgcgcaattaaataatttgttcatgcttttgataagataaacaaaaactaataagtgtgaaatcactaataattaatgttaatttaataaacattttgtaaagtgttatcattcacaaaactggccgaaatcatcttcccgcgctccgcagtttcccgcggaatttcccccctccctggtcccggcggccagggaggttagtcagtcgccatccagcactagcccgggccggcagcccacgcacggggagctctcaactttcgcgccaacatcaccagtcactaaaataggtaattatagccaaatcgttttaattcagctccccggtcggcccgaatcggccGTTCGAGACTCCGCGCGGTCCTTTAATAAAATGTGCAGTCCGACACAGGACTTTTAGTGTACTACGTAAATGATTAGGTGGcccatcgtggcacctgcgcctcacgcttatGAAGTCCCACAtcgggaattagttcatcgcccccgcagggcggcactgcgccaaatgcGAATCTAAACtttcagacgagtcattaactgggacgtgccatggtcacgtgtgtgatatcctgcaggattccaccgcgcccgtacccagcgtaacgtggccctcgccacctcgCGGAGTAGCCGCAACTAGTTAACCAGCTGAGTGGAACACTTTATCTAGACCCGAACACGGGACTAATCACAGTGACCATTGTGTAGTGTTTGGTATTAAGTAATTTTGTGTGACCAACCTCCCCACGCATTTCACGTTTCGTTCCGCAGACGTTCACGTGGGTATGAACAGACTTATCGCCTGCCAGAGCATCCCACTCGCAATTCGCCGGGAACAACCCCTATCAACGTACTTGCCACCGGGCtaccgtgtggccgtaacaaGTCAGCAAATAGAGAgtggcgtgcgtggagcttaggtcgacgatgaagcggccagttacgtgagcgtgtaacgtgtaaagtgtgcgacggaataaaccagctaaaagtacgtgtgtgtttttattaataaggcgtcctgggaggccaaaacagcccggggagtcctttgtcgacgcgtccctgcctgtagccacgaggccaggaaccccgcccttgagattaaAATTCATCGAACCTAtcaaattcacgtaaaattcagatcaggcaacggggatggcgtcaaaatggcgcccaactagtgtggctagaaCATCACCAAACTCTTTCGACAAACAAGCCAAGAAAACGAAACGGAAAAATTAGCAAacaaagggctcgagtagggaTAAGTGCAACAGCGCACaacgtggcaacaccgcgcggcagagcggcgccgcgccagcaCAATAAGCCGGGCCGAGACCAGACATAACCCCTCCCTCGCCTCTCCACCCACGCTATCCACTCGCCTACCACCCCCGCTCGACACATCCGCCCCCACCACCTCATCACCCTCGCTCTTCACCCCTCACCCGCCCGCACATCAACCCCGCTTCCCCATCCCGCGCCCCTCCTAACCCATCGGGAGTCAGCTGTGAACAGACGTCATGCAGCCACGCTGTCACGGGCTCCCGCGAGGCAGGAAGCGAGCGAGCATGGAAAGGAACTCTGTTGGTGAGGGGAGGCGAACccccctacctgctcgcgcccagCCATCGACGTCCCCACCCGccgctcgggtcggacagccgcgaGCCAAGCACAGTGGAGCAACAAGGTCGTAAGTCACCACGAGTCTTTGaagatgaacgacttccaggaggcctacgaggcatgggcaagcgagggctacccatgcccagggtACAACTGGGAGTACGAGGAACAGGACGAGGGGGAGGTTGACGTCACCGCAGAGTACACTGAGGGGCCGGAAGTAGACTGGATGCCGCCACGACTGTACCACATGACACAGCACGCATCGCCGCTTCCACACACGGCCAACCACCACGACGCTGTCGCGGCCAAGATGCCGCCCACTTTAAGAACCACCGAGACGTCCATCTGCCACTCGTCGCCGCCCCCGACATCGCCACCGACGCCGCCCTCGCCATATGGGGTGGAGACATCACCACAGGCGGAGGAAGCCACGCCcttccagcccctgtggtacaacTGGCGCGCGGGGgtcgggtggacacgtcaggccgatGCAGACCCGCCGCCTCCGACGCCACCCCCTGTTGGTGCTCAGGTGCCAACCGAGACCGCAGAGACCAACGACACAGAGCGGCACAGCAAAGGGGGCGGATATGTGAACTGGGCGGAGCTGACGCGCTCCACCGTTACGCCGCCTCCACTGCCACCAGTAATACCGACGCCACCCCCGCCACGTGGGGTGGGAACCTCGCCGCAGACAGGGGATGCCACGCCCGTCCAGCCCCTATGGTACAATTGGCACACTGGgaccgggtggacacgtcaggccgacacgccgcctccgacgccgccccctgTTGCCGCCCAGGTGGCAATTAGGCCAACCAAAACGGCCACTTTGCGACACCGTCGGCCAGATTACCAGGtagcggatcacacgcagcaccactgcggatcccgaacaccacctccggcaccaccgactaCGCCGCCCCAGCCACTGAAGGAGCGACTGGCGCGGCCGCAAGTCTCAAAACGGCCACttcgcgacaacgtcggccggatcaccaggtggcggatcacacgcagcaccactgcggatcccgaacaccacctccggcaccaccgacgacgccgcccccagccactgaaggagcgactggcgcggccgcaagtctcaaaacggccacttcgcaacgtcggccggatcaccaggtggcggatcaca
The Bacillus rossius redtenbacheri isolate Brsri chromosome 14, Brsri_v3, whole genome shotgun sequence DNA segment above includes these coding regions:
- the LOC134539041 gene encoding uncharacterized protein LOC134539041, with the protein product MKDEMQNCQEEMMNAMKTEIDIKKNQEDMRNKIVAAQEEMKYKIGETSIPFDGYNWEYEEQDEGEVDVTAEYTEGPEVDWMPPRLYHMTQHASPLPHTANHHDAVAAKMPPTLRTTETSICHSSPPPTSPPTPPSPYGVETSPQAEEATPFQPLWYNWRAGVGWTRQADADPPPPTPPPVGAQVPTETAETNDTERHSKGGGYVNWAELTRSTVTPPPLPPVIPTPPPPRGVGTSPQTGDATPVQPLWSDWRSRKSQNGHFATTSA